One window of the uncultured Fusobacterium sp. genome contains the following:
- the galE gene encoding UDP-glucose 4-epimerase GalE, whose translation MKNILVTGGAGYIGSHATAELLDSGYQVVVVDSLENGFMQLVDKRAKFYKGNVQDSALMDKIFNENKIDAVMHFAGYIKVPESVVEPNKYYMNNTYTVMCLLESMRKNNVKNIVFSSTAAVYGDVKEPEPVDENHSKDPINPYGMSKLMSERIIMDCAKAYGFNYSIFRYFNVGGAHEKHDIGQMGEGITALIPLILKAAKGVIPKLSIYGNDFDTKDGTGVRDYIHVVDLVRAHILSLNKLAKNESGIYNLGNGNGFTVLEMLNAAREVTKIDIPAEITGRRAGDPPCVIASSKKAIAELGWKAQYTDVKDIIRTAWEWNQKIN comes from the coding sequence ATGAAAAATATATTAGTTACTGGTGGAGCTGGGTATATTGGTAGCCATGCTACTGCTGAACTTCTTGATTCTGGATATCAAGTTGTAGTTGTAGACAGTTTAGAAAATGGATTTATGCAATTAGTTGATAAAAGAGCAAAATTTTACAAAGGAAATGTTCAAGATAGTGCTTTAATGGATAAAATATTTAATGAAAATAAGATAGATGCTGTAATGCACTTTGCTGGTTACATTAAAGTTCCTGAAAGTGTTGTTGAGCCTAATAAATATTATATGAATAATACTTACACTGTTATGTGTCTACTTGAATCTATGAGAAAAAACAATGTAAAAAATATTGTTTTCTCTTCTACTGCTGCTGTTTATGGAGATGTAAAAGAACCTGAACCAGTAGATGAAAATCATTCTAAAGATCCTATTAACCCTTATGGAATGAGCAAATTAATGTCTGAAAGAATTATTATGGATTGTGCTAAAGCTTACGGTTTTAATTATTCTATATTTAGATATTTCAATGTTGGTGGAGCACATGAAAAACACGATATCGGACAAATGGGAGAAGGAATTACAGCTTTAATTCCTCTTATTTTAAAAGCTGCTAAAGGAGTTATTCCTAAACTTTCAATATATGGTAACGACTTTGATACAAAAGATGGAACTGGAGTGAGAGATTATATTCATGTTGTAGATTTAGTAAGAGCTCATATCTTATCTTTAAATAAACTTGCTAAAAATGAAAGTGGTATCTATAATCTTGGAAATGGAAATGGATTTACTGTTCTTGAAATGCTAAATGCTGCTAGAGAAGTTACAAAAATTGATATTCCTGCTGAAATAACTGGAAGAAGAGCTGGAGATCCACCTTGTGTAATAGCATCTAGTAAAAAAGCTATTGCTGAACTTGGTTGGAAAGCTCAATATACAGATG